A genomic stretch from Nocardia wallacei includes:
- a CDS encoding peroxynitrite isomerase — translation MLTAVLEPQPAVAPHPDIAHLAPLLGVWRGSGHGEYPTIEAFDYHEEIHFGHVGRPFLTYRQRTRHAEDGRSLHAETGYLRCAGPDRIELILAHPTGITEICEGSVDVADGGLRLELDSTHIGRTTTAKLVTALGRSIRLSGDTIDYTLRMAAAGQPKQHHLAASLRRAE, via the coding sequence ATGCTGACCGCCGTGCTCGAACCCCAGCCCGCCGTCGCGCCTCATCCCGATATCGCCCACCTCGCCCCGCTGCTGGGCGTCTGGCGCGGCTCCGGCCACGGGGAGTATCCGACGATCGAGGCGTTCGATTACCACGAGGAGATCCACTTCGGTCACGTCGGCCGCCCGTTCCTCACTTACCGGCAGCGGACCCGGCACGCCGAGGACGGTCGTTCGCTGCACGCCGAGACCGGCTACCTGCGCTGCGCCGGACCGGACCGCATCGAGCTGATCCTCGCCCACCCGACCGGGATCACCGAGATCTGCGAGGGCAGCGTCGACGTCGCCGACGGCGGCCTGCGGCTGGAACTGGACTCGACCCACATCGGGCGCACCACCACCGCCAAGCTGGTCACCGCGCTCGGCCGATCGATCCGATTGTCGGGCGACACCATCGATTACACCTTGCGGATGGCCGCCGCCGGGCAGCCGAAACAGCATCATCTCGCCGCCAGTCTGCGCCGGGCCGAATAA
- a CDS encoding ABC transporter permease, with protein MTTRTEPPRRSALRQCWVLAVRLVRPSLRNGEVVTALLSPAVFTVGFYVPLDRVMNFAGHGLSSYAQFLMPMIVMQAVAFCGTAAAFRSATDARDGLDTRFATMPMPAAAPLAARTAAALYRVAIALAAAVVCGYTIGFRFYGDAWQTAAFLCFAMLLGLMMCQLGDLLGALSKSPEATTQVLVLPQLILGMVSTGFAPASQFPDWIRGFARDQPVSQFVGTLRVLAGDSAGRAGVANWASAGPGLGWTLAGLVAFGGASVLVAVRRQR; from the coding sequence GTGACGACGCGAACCGAGCCGCCGCGGCGTTCGGCGTTGCGGCAGTGCTGGGTGCTGGCAGTGCGCCTGGTCCGTCCGTCGCTGCGCAACGGCGAGGTGGTCACGGCACTGCTGTCGCCGGCGGTGTTCACGGTCGGGTTCTACGTGCCGCTGGATCGCGTGATGAACTTCGCCGGGCACGGACTCAGCAGCTACGCGCAATTCCTGATGCCGATGATCGTGATGCAGGCGGTGGCGTTCTGCGGCACCGCGGCGGCGTTCCGATCGGCCACCGACGCGCGCGACGGCCTGGACACGCGGTTCGCGACGATGCCGATGCCCGCGGCCGCGCCGCTGGCGGCCCGGACCGCGGCGGCGTTGTACCGGGTAGCGATCGCGCTGGCGGCGGCGGTGGTGTGCGGGTACACGATCGGGTTCCGGTTCTACGGTGACGCCTGGCAGACCGCCGCGTTCCTGTGTTTCGCCATGCTGCTCGGTCTGATGATGTGCCAGCTCGGTGATCTGCTGGGCGCGTTGTCGAAGAGTCCGGAGGCGACGACGCAGGTGCTGGTGCTGCCGCAGCTGATCCTCGGCATGGTGTCCACCGGGTTCGCGCCCGCGAGTCAGTTCCCGGATTGGATAAGGGGCTTCGCGCGCGACCAGCCGGTATCGCAGTTCGTGGGTACATTGCGGGTGCTGGCGGGCGACAGCGCCGGACGGGCCGGGGTGGCGAACTGGGCGTCGGCGGGGCCGGGGCTGGGCTGGACGCTGGCGGGCCTGGTCGCGTTCGGTGGCGCGTCGGTGTTGGTGGCGGTACGGAGGCAGCGATGA
- a CDS encoding ABC transporter permease yields the protein MTTQVRTASATDLPVVAFPTETWRLLLPQTVVQTRRLLVRWRRDPLTMAQSLLFPALLLVMLNTVLGRQISAFSGADALYGSVPMVTLVSVMSGSLAGAITLGRERDDGLLARFWVLPVHRASGLLARVLAEGVRILACTLVLFGVGLLLGFRFRQGLPAAVALVGVPLMYGLGFATMVTAVASYSAKPALVEAISLGSSLLMFFSTGFVPLAAYPAWATPIVAHSPMSYAVDAMRGLSLGGPVREPLLATVAWSSGAMLVFAVPAVIGYTRASRR from the coding sequence ATGACGACGCAGGTGCGGACCGCCTCGGCCACCGATCTGCCGGTGGTCGCGTTCCCGACCGAGACGTGGCGGCTGCTGCTGCCGCAGACGGTGGTGCAGACCCGGCGGCTGCTGGTGCGCTGGCGGCGCGATCCGCTGACGATGGCGCAGTCGCTGCTGTTCCCGGCCCTGTTGCTGGTGATGCTGAATACCGTACTGGGACGGCAGATTTCGGCGTTCTCGGGCGCGGACGCGCTGTACGGATCGGTGCCGATGGTGACCCTGGTGTCGGTGATGTCGGGCTCGCTGGCGGGGGCGATCACGCTCGGCCGCGAACGCGACGACGGTCTGCTGGCACGGTTCTGGGTGCTGCCGGTGCACCGCGCGTCGGGTCTGCTGGCGCGCGTTCTCGCCGAGGGGGTGCGCATCCTGGCGTGCACGCTGGTGCTGTTCGGCGTCGGTCTGCTGCTCGGATTCCGGTTCCGCCAAGGGCTTCCGGCGGCCGTGGCGCTGGTCGGGGTGCCGCTGATGTACGGGCTCGGGTTCGCGACCATGGTCACGGCCGTGGCGTCGTACTCCGCCAAACCCGCTCTGGTGGAGGCGATCTCGCTGGGATCCTCGCTGCTGATGTTCTTCTCCACCGGATTCGTGCCGCTGGCGGCCTACCCCGCGTGGGCGACACCGATTGTGGCGCACTCGCCGATGTCGTACGCGGTCGACGCCATGCGCGGGCTGTCGCTGGGCGGTCCGGTCCGCGAACCGTTGCTGGCGACCGTCGCGTGGTCGTCGGGCGCGATGCTGGTGTTCGCGGTCCCCGCCGTCATCGGCTACACGCGTGCCAGTCGGCGTTGA
- a CDS encoding bifunctional o-acetylhomoserine/o-acetylserine sulfhydrylase produces MTDPAAPADPSQHWSFETKQVHVGQVPDGTTNARALPIYQTTSYTFRDTDHAAALFGLAEPGYIYTRIINPTQDAVEQRIAALEGGVAALLLASGQAAETFAILNIANAGDHIVSSPRLYGGTYNLFHYTLPKLGVEVSFVEDPDDLEQWRAAIRPNTKALYGETVSNPQNHILDIPGIAEVAHTAGVPLIVDNTVPTPYLIQPLRHGADIVVHSATKYLGGHGAAIGGVIIDGGTFDWTVTDADGRSRFPGFTTPDPSYHGVVFAELGAPAYALKARVQLLRDLGSAISPFNAFLISQGLETLSLRVERHVQNAQAVAEFLTGRTEVTSVSYAGLPSSPWYERGKQLAPKGTGAIIGFELAGGVDAGKKFVDALTLHSHVANIGDVRSLVIHPASTTHSQLTPEEQLASGVTPGLVRLAVGIEGIDDILEDLRTGFAAAAE; encoded by the coding sequence ATGACCGACCCCGCCGCGCCGGCCGACCCGTCCCAGCACTGGTCCTTCGAGACCAAGCAGGTCCATGTGGGCCAGGTGCCCGACGGCACCACCAACGCCCGCGCCCTGCCGATCTACCAGACCACCTCCTACACCTTCCGCGACACCGACCACGCCGCCGCGCTGTTCGGTCTCGCCGAGCCCGGCTACATCTACACCCGCATCATCAACCCGACCCAGGACGCGGTGGAGCAGCGGATCGCGGCGCTCGAGGGCGGTGTCGCCGCGCTGCTGCTGGCCTCCGGGCAGGCGGCGGAGACCTTCGCGATCCTCAACATCGCGAACGCGGGCGACCACATCGTGTCCAGCCCGCGGCTGTACGGCGGCACCTACAACCTCTTCCACTACACGCTGCCGAAGCTGGGTGTCGAGGTCAGCTTCGTCGAGGATCCCGACGACCTCGAGCAGTGGCGCGCCGCGATCCGGCCCAATACCAAGGCGCTGTACGGCGAGACGGTGTCCAACCCGCAGAACCACATCCTCGACATCCCCGGCATCGCCGAGGTCGCGCACACCGCGGGAGTGCCGCTGATCGTCGACAACACCGTGCCCACGCCGTACCTGATCCAGCCGCTGCGGCACGGCGCGGACATCGTGGTGCACTCGGCGACGAAGTATCTCGGCGGTCACGGCGCGGCCATCGGCGGCGTGATCATCGACGGCGGCACCTTCGACTGGACGGTCACCGACGCCGACGGCAGGTCGCGCTTCCCCGGCTTCACCACGCCCGACCCCAGCTACCACGGCGTGGTGTTCGCCGAACTGGGTGCGCCCGCCTACGCGCTCAAGGCACGGGTGCAACTGCTGCGCGACCTCGGCTCGGCGATCTCGCCGTTCAACGCGTTCCTGATCAGCCAGGGGCTGGAAACCCTCAGTCTGCGGGTGGAGCGGCACGTGCAGAACGCGCAGGCGGTGGCCGAATTCCTCACCGGGCGAACAGAAGTCACCTCGGTGTCCTACGCCGGGCTGCCGTCGTCGCCGTGGTACGAGCGCGGAAAGCAGCTGGCGCCCAAGGGAACCGGCGCGATCATCGGGTTCGAGCTGGCGGGCGGCGTCGACGCGGGCAAGAAGTTCGTGGACGCGCTGACCCTGCACAGCCACGTCGCCAACATCGGCGACGTCCGCTCGCTGGTCATCCACCCCGCCTCCACCACCCACTCCCAGCTCACCCCCGAGGAACAGCTGGCCTCCGGCGTCACCCCCGGCCTGGTCCGCCTCGCCGTCGGCATCGAGGGCATAGACGACATCCTCGAGGACCTCCGCACCGGCTTCGCCGCCGCAGCGGAATAA
- a CDS encoding SAM-dependent methyltransferase yields the protein MPTGHNTEIRTDIPHSARIWNYWMGGKDNYDIDREVGDASLQIDPDIGTMATESRRFLIRAVTHLAQDVGLRQFLDIGTGLPTMQNTHQVAQSINPDSRIVYVDNDPLVLTHARALLTSTTHEGVTTYIEADFHEPEQIVAEAKNILNFTQPIVVMFMGVLGHARTYDDLLRIVHTVLDAVPSGSHLVYWDGTVDSPTYVAMCEEYAKSGGAPYYPRTQEQLRAVFEGYELLEPGFGKITHWRRPEHELSGLRDIAAYGGVARKP from the coding sequence ATGCCGACAGGGCACAACACCGAGATCCGTACCGACATACCGCATTCCGCCCGGATCTGGAACTATTGGATGGGCGGTAAGGACAACTACGACATCGACCGCGAAGTCGGCGACGCCAGCCTGCAGATCGACCCCGACATCGGGACCATGGCGACCGAGAGCAGGCGTTTCCTCATCCGTGCGGTCACCCACCTGGCACAGGACGTCGGCCTCCGGCAGTTTCTCGACATCGGCACCGGGCTGCCCACCATGCAGAACACCCACCAGGTCGCCCAAAGCATCAATCCGGATTCCCGAATCGTCTACGTGGACAACGATCCCCTGGTCCTCACCCATGCGCGCGCCCTGCTGACCAGCACCACCCACGAGGGCGTCACCACCTACATCGAGGCGGATTTCCACGAGCCGGAGCAGATCGTCGCCGAGGCCAAGAACATCCTGAACTTCACCCAGCCGATCGTCGTGATGTTCATGGGCGTGCTCGGGCACGCCCGCACCTACGACGACCTGCTGCGCATCGTCCACACCGTGCTGGACGCGGTACCTTCCGGCAGTCACCTGGTGTACTGGGACGGCACCGTGGACAGCCCCACCTACGTGGCGATGTGCGAGGAATACGCGAAATCCGGTGGCGCACCGTATTATCCGCGCACGCAGGAGCAGCTGCGCGCGGTCTTCGAGGGCTACGAACTGCTCGAGCCCGGCTTCGGGAAGATCACCCACTGGCGCCGTCCCGAGCACGAACTGTCCGGTCTGCGCGACATCGCCGCGTACGGCGGGGTGGCACGCAAGCCCTGA
- a CDS encoding TetR/AcrR family transcriptional regulator, whose translation MAAAQIPPEPAAGTPSPDEPVSAARPRRSKKAEAQRRGRSRTPRLSYDDWVDGALALLAREGVGASRIPRLCSELGVTKGSFYWHFDDIQQLMEAMAERWSAVQADAVRALGAVDSIPVEQRIENMTSLLVDQSTWIVEATVREWARNDPKVAGAVQALERKIFEIVEQTMLELGFDATQARLRAGTMVYLGIGLIHGRGSLPTPTTEEAKAVIELLTTPSQPTGRSPQ comes from the coding sequence GTGGCAGCCGCACAGATCCCCCCGGAACCGGCCGCCGGGACGCCCTCCCCGGACGAGCCGGTGTCCGCCGCTCGCCCGCGACGATCGAAGAAGGCCGAGGCGCAGCGGCGCGGTCGCAGCCGCACGCCGCGCCTGTCCTACGACGACTGGGTCGACGGGGCGCTCGCACTGCTGGCCCGAGAAGGCGTGGGCGCCAGCAGGATTCCGCGGCTGTGCAGCGAACTGGGCGTGACGAAAGGCAGCTTCTACTGGCATTTCGACGACATCCAGCAACTGATGGAGGCCATGGCCGAGCGGTGGAGTGCCGTGCAGGCCGACGCCGTCCGCGCGCTGGGTGCCGTCGACTCCATCCCCGTCGAGCAGCGCATCGAGAACATGACGTCGCTGCTGGTCGACCAGAGCACCTGGATCGTCGAGGCTACCGTGCGCGAGTGGGCGCGCAACGATCCGAAGGTGGCGGGCGCGGTACAGGCGCTGGAACGCAAGATCTTCGAGATCGTCGAGCAGACCATGCTCGAACTCGGCTTCGACGCGACCCAGGCCCGGCTGCGCGCCGGAACCATGGTCTATCTGGGCATCGGGCTGATCCACGGCCGGGGCAGCCTGCCGACCCCGACCACCGAGGAGGCCAAGGCGGTCATCGAACTGCTCACCACGCCGTCACAGCCGACCGGGCGCTCACCCCAGTAG
- a CDS encoding helix-turn-helix domain-containing protein — MAGKRTVLTVQLRRLAALLQEMRENAGISKEVVSARTGINVTTLYRIETAQARPQRRTLMAMLDLYGIEEPQRSDALQLLQEAQKPGMSRPFEAAVSEVYAAYINFETEALSARLFQTSFIPGLLQTEQYAWAVLDTAMPKVETAVIEQRLRARFERAKLLAKEEPLELWVVLDEAAIRRVVGGREVMRGQLLRLVEEAEKRNVILQVLPFDAGAHPAMVGSFVVLDFHDPADPELVYVEGIAGDDIVEGHNEIRRFGVMFDQLRAMALSPRDSTNLVARVADDLR; from the coding sequence ATGGCAGGCAAGCGGACGGTGCTGACGGTCCAGCTCAGGCGATTGGCCGCACTTCTGCAGGAGATGCGCGAGAACGCCGGGATCAGCAAGGAGGTCGTCAGCGCTCGCACCGGCATCAATGTCACCACGCTGTACCGGATCGAGACGGCGCAGGCGCGCCCGCAGCGCCGCACCCTGATGGCGATGCTGGACCTGTACGGCATCGAGGAGCCGCAGCGGTCGGACGCGCTGCAACTGCTCCAGGAAGCCCAGAAGCCCGGCATGTCACGGCCTTTCGAGGCGGCGGTCTCCGAGGTGTACGCGGCCTACATCAACTTCGAGACCGAGGCGCTCTCGGCCCGGCTGTTCCAGACATCGTTCATCCCCGGCCTCCTGCAGACCGAACAGTACGCGTGGGCGGTGCTGGACACCGCGATGCCGAAGGTCGAGACCGCGGTCATCGAACAGCGCCTGCGCGCGCGCTTCGAACGCGCCAAGCTGCTCGCCAAGGAGGAGCCGCTGGAGCTGTGGGTGGTGCTGGACGAGGCGGCGATCCGGCGCGTCGTCGGCGGCCGCGAGGTGATGCGGGGCCAGTTGCTGCGACTGGTCGAGGAAGCGGAGAAACGCAACGTCATCCTGCAGGTGCTGCCGTTCGACGCGGGCGCGCACCCCGCCATGGTCGGCTCCTTCGTCGTCCTGGACTTCCACGACCCCGCCGACCCCGAACTGGTCTACGTCGAGGGCATCGCCGGAGACGATATCGTGGAGGGCCACAACGAGATTCGCCGCTTCGGGGTAATGTTCGACCAACTCCGCGCCATGGCCCTCAGCCCCCGCGACTCCACCAACCTGGTCGCCCGAGTGGCCGACGACCTGCGGTAG
- a CDS encoding penicillin-binding transpeptidase domain-containing protein yields MSTPERRCVGRGLAPRRRTAALLSAAALALAVSGCGSGSQGPVAVADDFLAAVARHDVAGAGKLTNQPDKASAALASAWDRLQAEEVTAHTGDARVTGDTATVDYTYRWRLPKNRIWTYTGQLQMGRSDGRWQVRWTASDIHPKLGDTQTMELRATPAPRARVNERSGSDVLIPGTVHPISFTASAAPDPGYVAAALAEALHPFDETLTADSVRTAAGKSSGPYTVAALTDWEFEQIRDDLLGLPGVRFGEQADLVAVDRHFAPDLMTQIRKTVADEVDGKAGWSVVTMNANGADVDVLHEVDPQPAPSFSLSIDRNVQNAAQRAVDVRTEQAMMVVLQPSTGAVLAVAQNRAADADGPVATSGLYPPGSTFKTVTAAAAMAAGTATPETVVPCPSRIVIGERTIPNYELFTIGDVPMATAYERSCNTAFAKIASELSPDALTDAAARLGIGPDYTVVGLPTVSGSVPPAREQVQRTENGIGQGKVVASPFGMALVAATVAHGSAPTPYLIAGYRTEVNGDRPALSPKVAEGLRMMMRKVVTGGTAERIADQGEVYGKTGEAEVEGGSHSWFIGYRGDLAFATLLVRGGSSDNAVAVTRDMLAALPPGTA; encoded by the coding sequence ATGTCGACACCCGAAAGACGTTGTGTGGGGCGCGGCCTCGCGCCGCGAAGACGTACGGCCGCGCTGCTGTCGGCCGCCGCGCTCGCGCTGGCGGTGAGCGGCTGCGGTTCCGGCTCCCAGGGCCCGGTGGCCGTGGCCGACGACTTCCTGGCAGCGGTCGCCCGGCACGATGTGGCAGGTGCCGGGAAGCTCACCAACCAGCCCGACAAGGCAAGCGCCGCACTGGCTTCGGCATGGGACAGGCTGCAGGCCGAGGAAGTGACCGCGCACACCGGCGACGCCCGCGTCACCGGTGACACCGCCACCGTCGACTACACCTACCGCTGGCGGTTGCCGAAGAACCGGATCTGGACCTATACCGGACAGCTGCAGATGGGCCGCAGCGACGGCCGCTGGCAGGTGCGCTGGACGGCATCGGACATTCACCCCAAACTCGGCGACACCCAGACCATGGAGCTGCGCGCGACGCCCGCGCCGCGCGCCCGCGTCAACGAACGCTCCGGCAGCGATGTGCTGATTCCCGGTACGGTGCACCCGATTTCATTCACCGCGAGTGCCGCGCCGGACCCTGGTTACGTGGCCGCGGCCCTCGCCGAGGCCCTGCATCCCTTCGACGAAACCCTCACCGCGGACTCGGTCCGTACCGCCGCGGGCAAGAGCTCCGGCCCGTACACCGTTGCCGCCCTGACCGATTGGGAGTTCGAGCAGATACGCGACGACCTGCTCGGACTGCCCGGCGTGCGCTTCGGCGAGCAGGCGGACCTGGTCGCCGTCGACCGACATTTCGCCCCGGACCTGATGACGCAGATCCGCAAGACGGTCGCCGACGAGGTCGACGGCAAGGCGGGCTGGTCCGTGGTCACCATGAACGCCAACGGCGCCGACGTCGACGTGCTGCACGAGGTGGACCCGCAGCCCGCGCCGTCGTTCTCGCTGAGCATCGACCGCAATGTGCAGAACGCCGCGCAGCGGGCCGTCGATGTGCGGACCGAGCAGGCCATGATGGTGGTGTTGCAGCCTTCTACGGGCGCTGTACTGGCGGTGGCTCAGAATCGGGCGGCCGATGCCGACGGCCCGGTCGCCACGTCGGGGCTGTATCCGCCGGGTTCCACCTTCAAGACGGTGACGGCGGCCGCGGCGATGGCGGCGGGCACCGCGACTCCGGAGACGGTGGTGCCGTGCCCGAGCCGGATCGTGATCGGCGAGCGCACCATCCCGAACTACGAGCTGTTCACCATCGGCGACGTGCCGATGGCGACCGCGTACGAGCGGTCCTGCAACACCGCGTTCGCCAAGATCGCCAGCGAACTGTCCCCGGACGCGCTGACCGACGCGGCGGCCCGGCTCGGGATCGGCCCGGATTACACCGTGGTCGGGCTGCCGACGGTGTCCGGTTCGGTGCCTCCGGCGCGGGAGCAGGTGCAGCGCACCGAGAACGGCATCGGCCAGGGCAAGGTGGTGGCGAGCCCGTTCGGGATGGCGCTGGTCGCCGCGACCGTCGCGCACGGCTCGGCGCCGACGCCCTATCTGATCGCGGGCTACCGGACCGAGGTGAACGGCGACCGCCCGGCGTTGTCGCCGAAGGTGGCCGAGGGCTTGCGCATGATGATGCGCAAGGTGGTGACCGGAGGCACGGCCGAGCGGATCGCCGATCAGGGCGAGGTGTACGGCAAGACCGGTGAGGCGGAGGTCGAGGGCGGCTCGCATTCGTGGTTCATCGGCTACCGCGGCGATCTGGCCTTCGCGACTCTGCTGGTGCGCGGCGGTAGTTCGGACAATGCGGTCGCTGTCACCCGCGACATGCTGGCCGCTCTGCCGCCGGGTACCGCATAG
- a CDS encoding TetR/AcrR family transcriptional regulator — protein sequence MVDEAAQAAKPMRADARRNRDLVLSTARDMLSAEGLAVSFDEIARRAGVGVGTVYRHFPTRDALYEAVLRGRLERFVERARALTEADADPGRTFLDYFTQLVDEVALNQALCEALESGAETIVPEEVRDQFRTRFDVLLRRAQQAGAVRADLDTADAMDLLVGAATAARRAHRRGAPNHLLTVVLAGLRPQARQRDAAVRS from the coding sequence GTGGTCGACGAAGCTGCCCAGGCTGCCAAACCGATGCGCGCGGACGCTCGCCGCAACCGCGATCTGGTGTTGTCCACCGCACGGGACATGCTGTCCGCCGAGGGCCTGGCGGTGTCGTTCGACGAGATCGCGCGCCGCGCCGGAGTCGGCGTCGGCACGGTCTACCGGCACTTCCCCACCCGAGATGCCTTGTACGAGGCGGTGCTGCGTGGCCGCCTCGAGCGATTCGTCGAGCGTGCGCGGGCCCTCACCGAGGCCGACGCCGACCCGGGCCGGACCTTCCTCGACTACTTCACCCAGCTGGTCGACGAGGTGGCGCTGAACCAGGCGCTCTGCGAAGCCTTGGAGTCGGGCGCGGAAACCATTGTCCCCGAAGAGGTTCGGGATCAGTTCCGGACTCGGTTCGATGTGCTGCTCCGCCGGGCCCAGCAAGCCGGCGCGGTCCGCGCCGACCTGGACACCGCCGACGCCATGGACCTGCTCGTCGGCGCCGCCACCGCGGCCCGTCGCGCTCACCGCCGCGGCGCCCCCAACCACCTCCTCACGGTGGTCCTGGCCGGGCTCCGGCCGCAGGCGCGGCAGCGCGACGCGGCGGTGCGGTCGTAG